In the Brassica napus cultivar Da-Ae chromosome A7, Da-Ae, whole genome shotgun sequence genome, one interval contains:
- the LOC106357195 gene encoding cytochrome P450 704B1, which produces MSMWIVLACMLTSWIFLHRWGQRNKRGPKTWPLVGAAIEQLTNFDRMHDWLVEYLYDSRTVVVPMPFTTYTYIADPINVEHVLKTNFSNYPKGETYHSYMEVLLGDGIFNSDGELWRKQRKTASFEFASKNLRDFSTVVFKEYSLKLFSILCQASFKDQQVDMQELLMRMTLDSICKVGFGVEIGTLAPDLPENRFAKAFDTANIIVTLRFIDPLWKMKKYLNIGSEALLGKSIKVVDDFTYSMIRRRKTEILEAQKSPSNNIKMKHDILSRFIEISDDPDSKSTEKSLRDIVLNFVIAGRDTTATTLTWAIYMIMMNEHVAEKLCSELQELEREKAEETNTPLRQYDTEDFKSFNERVTQFAGMLSYDSLGKLHYLHAVVTETLRLYPAVPQDPKGVLEDDILPNGTKVKAGGMVTYVPYSMGRMEYNWGSDAATFKPERWLKDGMFQNASPFKFTAFQAGPRICLGKDSAYLQMKMAMAILCRFYKFHLVPNHPVKYRMMTILSMAHGLKVTVSRRS; this is translated from the exons ATGTCTATGTGGATCGTTCTAGCTTGCATGCTCACATCATGGATCTTCTTGCACCGATGGGGACAGAGGAACAAGAGAGGTCCCAAGACATGGCCTTTGGTCGGAGCAGCCATTGAGCAGTTGACTAACTTTGACCGAATGCACGACTGGCTCGTTGAGTATCTTTACGACTCAAGAACCGTAGTGGTTCCTATGCCCTTCACCACTTATACATACATAGCAGATCCCATCAATGTAGAACACGTCCTCAAAACCAACTTCTCCAACTACCCAAAG GGAGAGACGTACCACTCCTATATGGAAGTTTTGTTGGGAGATGGGATCTTCAATTCAGATGGAGAGCTCTGGAGGAAACAGAGGAAAACCGCGAGTTTCGAGTTTGCTTCCAAGAATCTCAGAGACTTCAGTACTgtagtgtttaaagagtataGCCTCAAGCTCTTCTCCATCCTTTGTCAAGCTTCTTTCAAAGACCAACAAGTAGACATGCAG GAACTGTTGATGAGAATGACTCTAGACTCCATATGTAAAGTGGGATTTGGTGTGGAGATAGGAACATTGGCTCCAGATCTACCAGAGAATCGCTTTGCTAAGGCTTTCGATACCGCAAATATAATCGTAACACTTCGTTTCATAGACCCTCTTTGGAAGATGAAAAAGTACCTTAACATAGGATCTGAGGCATTACTTGGCAAGAGCATAAAAGTAGTCGATGATTTCACATATTCAATGATAAGAAGAAGGAAAACAGAGATATTAGAGGCACAAAAATCTCCTTCCAACAACATTAag ATGAAGCATGATATACTCTCGAGGTTTATTGAGATCAGCGACGATCCTGATAGCAAATCAACTGAGAAAAGCCTAAGAGATATAGTCCTCAACTTTGTTATTGCTGGAAGAGATACAACAGCAACAACTCTCACTTGGgctatatatatgataatgatGAATGAACATGTGGCCGAGAAGCTTTGCTCAGAGCTACAAGAACTCGAAAGAGAAAAGGCCGAAGAGACAAACACACCGTTGCGTCAATACGATACAGAGGACTTCAAGTCCTTCAACGAGAGGGTAACACAGTTTGCAGGAATGTTGAGTTATGATTCTTTAGGAAAATTACATTACTTACATGCTGTGGTAACAGAAACACTTCGTCTCTACCCAGCAGTTCCTCAG GATCCAAAAGGAGTGTTAGAAGATGATATATTGCCTAATGGAACAAAAGTAAAAGCAGGAGGTATGGTAACATATGTTCCTTACTCAATGGGTCGTATGGAATACAACTGGGGATCAGATGCAGCCACGTTTAAACCCGAGAGATGGCTTAAAGATGGGATGTTTCAGAACGCTTCCCCATTCAAGTTCACAGCATTTCAG GCTGGACCTAGGATATGCTTGGGAAAGGATTCAGCTTATCTACAAATGAAGATGGCGATGGCAATTCTTTGCAGATTTTATAAGTTCCATTTGGTACCAAATCATCCTGTCAAGTACCGGATGATGACAATTCTATCTATGGCGCATGGTTTGAAAGTTACTGTATCCAGACGTTCatag
- the LOC106354074 gene encoding uncharacterized protein LOC106354074 — translation MEDGKGKELVGDTPPSVEQNDNKKVSGETEIHKEPSRESEENAIKKKYGGLLPKKIPLISKDHERAFFDSADWALGKQKGQKPKGPLEALRPKLQPTPHQQPRARRMALSSGDNTEDAEADTNEPIDDQQASASAVDNAKDDGGIDDADAKDNIKS, via the exons ATGGAAGACGGCAAGGGAAAGGAGCTTGTTGGTGATACTCCTCCTTCAGTTGAACAAAATGATAACAAGAAGGTTTCAGGTGAAACGGAGATTCATAAGGAGCCATCACGTGAGAGTGAG GAAAATGCGATCAAGAAGAAGTATGGAGGATTGTTGCCAAAGAAGATTCCTTTGATATCCAAG GACCATGAGCGCGCGTTTTTTGACTCAGCTGATTGGGCATTAGGCAAG CAAAAAGGACAGAAGCCAAAAGGGCCTTTGGAAGCTCTCCGACCAAAACTGCAG CCAACCCCGCACCAGCAACCAAGAGCGAGACGGATGGCTTTATCTTCAGGCGACAACACTGAAG ACGCTGAGGCTGACACCAACGAACCTATCGATGACCAACAAGCTAGCGCATCAGCTGTTGACAATGCCAAGGATGATGGAGGCATCGATGATGCTGACGCCAAAGACAACATCAAGTCATga